The following proteins are encoded in a genomic region of Hymenobacter siberiensis:
- a CDS encoding alpha/beta hydrolase, with amino-acid sequence MRNLLVLLSTVVLAVAGEQGVRAQATRATAAASPLTIGQTFTLESKALGETRRINVYLPLAYTDSATIRLSVLYMPDGGIGEDFLHIVGLVQVLTGNGTMRPFILVGIENTQRRRDLTGPTTSAEDRKIAPKVGGSAAYRQFIREELMPQVRQRYRTTAETAIVGESLAGLFVVETLLLEPQLFNAYLAFDLSLWWNNGQLAKEAATRLKAPGRPAVSAYLATSS; translated from the coding sequence ATGCGGAATTTGCTGGTTTTGCTCTCGACAGTGGTGTTGGCAGTGGCCGGCGAGCAAGGCGTGCGCGCGCAGGCCACCAGGGCGACTGCCGCCGCCAGCCCGCTGACCATCGGCCAAACCTTCACCCTCGAATCGAAAGCGCTGGGCGAAACCCGGCGCATCAACGTGTACCTGCCGCTGGCCTATACCGACTCCGCGACCATCCGGCTGTCCGTGCTGTACATGCCCGATGGCGGAATCGGGGAGGACTTTCTGCACATCGTGGGCCTGGTGCAGGTGCTGACCGGCAACGGTACCATGCGGCCCTTCATCCTGGTTGGCATCGAAAATACCCAGCGCCGCCGCGACCTCACCGGCCCCACCACCAGCGCCGAAGACCGCAAAATTGCGCCCAAAGTGGGTGGCTCGGCCGCCTACCGGCAGTTCATCCGCGAGGAGCTGATGCCGCAGGTGCGGCAGCGCTACCGCACCACCGCTGAAACGGCTATTGTGGGCGAGTCGCTGGCCGGCCTGTTCGTGGTCGAAACCCTGCTGCTGGAGCCCCAGCTTTTCAATGCCTACCTCGCCTTCGACCTCAGTCTGTGGTGGAACAATGGCCAGTTGGCCAAAGAGGCTGCTACCCGGCTGAAGGCACCCGGCCGCCCGGCCGTTAGCGCCTACCTGGCTACCAGCAGCTAG
- a CDS encoding ABC transporter substrate-binding protein: MAPFLVRWAGCSAKLFGLSVGTLVLAGCHDAARPAADERRVFRYNQPEALSSLDPAFARNQANSWAVSQLFNGLMELDSTLLPVPALARRYTISPDGRTYNFVLRPGVRFHDSDVFASGKGREVKAADFVYSFKRILDAATASSGGWIFRGKVLEKPDGSISDTAFVAANDSTLRIHLKEPFIPFLGILTMPYAYVVPHEAVEKYGKDFREHPVGTGPFRFKLWDEGNILLYERNPNYWRTDQQGRKLPYLDAVAVSFLPDRKTEFLTFMQGKLDFLSGIRAGSRDLIMHPDGTIRADFQGKFTVQKAPYLNTEYLGFQLDSANLIGEQAIQGRALRDKRVRQALNYALNKPEMLTYLLNRVGHAGTSGFVPTALPSFSEKEVPGYTYQPQKARQLLRAAGYGPQRPLKLRLSTVLERKELGEYMQKQWANVGVQVQIDINQSAAQQDLVDNGRVAFFAKSWLGDYPDAENYLALFYSPNFSPAGPDKTHFKNAAYDKLYDEARRTQDVAKRTALYQAMDRIVVEESPVISLYYDEVVRLTQNNVRGLTPNPMNQLLLERVRKE; this comes from the coding sequence ATGGCCCCTTTTTTGGTTCGTTGGGCTGGCTGCTCGGCTAAACTGTTTGGACTTTCGGTGGGCACGCTGGTGCTGGCTGGCTGCCACGACGCGGCCCGCCCGGCCGCCGATGAGCGCCGCGTGTTCCGCTACAACCAGCCCGAAGCCCTGTCCTCGCTCGACCCCGCTTTTGCCCGCAACCAGGCCAACTCGTGGGCGGTGTCGCAGCTGTTCAACGGGTTGATGGAGCTGGATTCGACGCTGTTGCCGGTGCCCGCGCTGGCCCGTCGCTACACGATTTCGCCCGATGGGCGGACGTATAATTTCGTGCTGCGGCCGGGCGTGCGGTTTCACGACAGCGACGTTTTTGCCAGCGGCAAGGGCCGGGAAGTGAAGGCGGCCGACTTCGTCTACAGCTTCAAACGAATTTTAGATGCGGCCACGGCCAGCTCGGGCGGCTGGATTTTTCGGGGCAAGGTGCTGGAGAAACCCGATGGCAGCATCAGCGACACGGCTTTTGTGGCCGCGAACGACTCCACGCTGCGCATTCACTTAAAGGAGCCTTTCATCCCGTTTCTGGGCATTCTCACCATGCCCTATGCCTACGTAGTGCCGCACGAGGCCGTGGAAAAGTATGGCAAGGACTTCCGCGAGCATCCGGTGGGCACGGGGCCGTTCCGCTTTAAGCTCTGGGACGAAGGCAATATCCTGCTCTACGAGCGCAACCCGAACTATTGGCGCACTGACCAGCAGGGCCGCAAACTGCCGTATCTGGATGCCGTGGCCGTGAGCTTTCTGCCCGACCGCAAAACGGAGTTTCTGACCTTTATGCAGGGCAAGCTCGATTTCCTGTCGGGCATCCGGGCGGGCTCGCGCGACCTCATTATGCACCCCGATGGCACCATACGGGCTGATTTTCAGGGCAAGTTCACGGTGCAGAAAGCGCCGTATCTGAATACCGAGTACCTGGGTTTTCAGCTAGATTCGGCCAACCTGATTGGCGAGCAGGCCATTCAGGGCCGGGCCCTGCGCGACAAGCGCGTGCGCCAGGCCCTGAACTACGCCCTCAACAAGCCCGAAATGCTGACCTACCTGCTGAACCGGGTGGGCCACGCCGGCACCTCGGGCTTCGTGCCCACCGCCCTGCCCTCGTTCTCCGAAAAAGAGGTGCCCGGCTACACCTACCAGCCGCAGAAGGCCCGCCAGCTGCTGCGCGCCGCTGGCTACGGCCCCCAGCGCCCCCTGAAACTGCGCCTGAGTACCGTGCTGGAACGTAAGGAGCTGGGCGAATACATGCAGAAACAATGGGCCAACGTGGGCGTGCAGGTGCAGATTGACATCAACCAATCGGCCGCGCAGCAGGACCTGGTGGACAACGGCCGGGTGGCCTTCTTCGCTAAAAGCTGGCTGGGCGACTATCCCGACGCGGAAAACTACCTGGCGCTGTTCTACAGCCCCAACTTCAGCCCCGCCGGCCCCGACAAAACCCACTTCAAAAATGCCGCCTACGACAAGCTCTACGACGAAGCCCGCCGCACCCAGGACGTGGCCAAACGCACGGCGCTGTACCAGGCCATGGACCGCATTGTGGTAGAAGAATCGCCCGTTATCAGCCTTTATTACGACGAGGTAGTACGCCTGACGCAGAACAACGTGCGTGGCCTCACCCCGAATCCCATGAACCAGCTGCTGCTGGAGCGGGTGCGTAAGGAGTAA